The genomic DNA CATCCGGTTGAATCAAGATACAATTGGAGGAACATGGAAGCTGACTTTATCGTGGAAATGCATTGAGTTAAAATATAAAAAGTCTCGTTCAATATTCATTTCGCCAAATAATGAGAGTGATTTTTTAGATAAGCTAGTTAAAATAAATCCTCAAATTGAGATTAAACAGAAATAGAATAAAAAAACAACTAAACACAACACGTTACATATTGCAGGTCGGGATTTGGTGGTATGCCAGCTGCGCCCCGACAACATGTACCAACCGTTACCGTGCATTTCAAAAAACACAAACATTCAACAATGAATAAAATATTAAAGCTTTCAATTTTCATTCTAACCTTAATCTCAACAATAAGTTGTAAACAAAGCCAACTTGAGATTTTAAAATCAGTTTTAGATGAAAACACTTTATTTGTTCTAAATGACAAATATGTGATTATAAATCCCCAAGATTTTCTAAACAAAATTGAAAACTCTTCATTGTTGAATTTCGAGATCTCATACACTGTTTCAATTGGTTATAAAAACACATACTCTTCAATGGCAAAAGTGTTTACTGACTCAACATCTCAAACAGCATTTAATAATAGCAAATGGATAGAATTTCGATTCATTGAGAAAGTTGCCCCAAACAAGGAAATGTTTTTCATGATCGACGGCATGCCAATTCATCAATACGCTGGAGTGAAAAATTACCTTACAAATCGAATTATAACTAAATTAAATTTCATTCCTCCGAATCAAGCTGTTGCGATATGGGGAAACAGAGAAGGGAAAAATGGAGCAACACAGATTTGGACAGAGAAAAATGAAGATGAAATATTAATACCTATAATAATTAAATAAAAACGCACGGTAACAATTTGCAAATTGCATTGCGGGTGCAGTGGGGTGCGTTGTCTCTGCTCCTTTCTTGACCGTCATTTGCTATAGGACAGACGCTCTCCGAAATCCGCCCCGACAACATGTACCAACCGTCAACAATGAATCTGACCCGTCCTAAAAAAAGGCTACACAAAATGTAGCAAATATGTATAAAAATGATGGTATCTTAAGAAGATACAGCGAGGGTTTTAAACTCAAAATTTTAGCCGAACTTAGTACAGGAAAATATTCCAAAAGAGAACTTGGGGACATTTATGGCGTTAACCGGACCACCATAAATGAATGGGTGAAGAAGTACAACCGGAAAGATTTAATGAATACACGAATACTAGTGGAAACAGAAGGAGAAACATCACGACTGAAAGCCTTGCAAAAGGAGATCAAGCAACTAAAAGAGTTGTTGATCAAGAAAGACCTTGACAAGTTGGCCCTGGATTCATATCTGGAAGTAGCAGCAGAAAAACTGGGGTACAAGAACGTGGATGAGTTAAAAAAAAATTTAAACATCAAGCCCTGATGAAGGCTACTGCAATTACGAAAAAAACAGGTATAGCAAGCATATCAAAAGTATGTGCTTGCTTTAACCTGAAACGCGATGCATACTATAAATACCAGAGGCGGTGGGAACGCTACAAGTCTGTCGAATCGCAGGTAATACAACTTGTAAGAGAAGAACGAAAAGAACTGCCAAGGGTTGGCGTACGTAAGTTGTATGAAGCCTTGCAGCCTTCTTTTGAGGCTGCACACATTAAGGTCGGAAGAGATTCATTATTTGATATTTTAAGGGCTAATGAAATGCTGGTAAAAAGGAAAAGGGCTTATGCCAAAACAACCAACTCCTACCACCATTTCCATAAATACAACAACCTGATAAAAGACATGGAAGTTACAAAGCCAAATCAGGTTTGGGTGTCAGATATTACCTATATCCGAACGGTAAAAGGCTTCTGCTATTTAGCCCTTATTACTGATATGTATTCACGGAAAATTATCGGATATGACCTCAGCGATTCGCTGGAGCTGGCTGGGTGCCTACGGGCCCTCAAAAAGGCCCTGTGGCACACAAAGCCAGCGGCCGGGCTTATTCATCACTCCGACAGAGGGGTGCAGTATTGTAGCCATATGTATGT from uncultured Draconibacterium sp. includes the following:
- a CDS encoding transposase, whose translation is MYKNDGILRRYSEGFKLKILAELSTGKYSKRELGDIYGVNRTTINEWVKKYNRKDLMNTRILVETEGETSRLKALQKEIKQLKELLIKKDLDKLALDSYLEVAAEKLGYKNVDELKKNLNIKP
- a CDS encoding IS3 family transposase yields the protein MKATAITKKTGIASISKVCACFNLKRDAYYKYQRRWERYKSVESQVIQLVREERKELPRVGVRKLYEALQPSFEAAHIKVGRDSLFDILRANEMLVKRKRAYAKTTNSYHHFHKYNNLIKDMEVTKPNQVWVSDITYIRTVKGFCYLALITDMYSRKIIGYDLSDSLELAGCLRALKKALWHTKPAAGLIHHSDRGVQYCSHMYVNELKRKGINISMTEENHCYENAIAERVNGILKDEFYLDQCFFSNIHAKRAAKNAIKLYNNKRLHVSLGYKTPNSVFQNVA